A section of the Triticum dicoccoides isolate Atlit2015 ecotype Zavitan chromosome 7A, WEW_v2.0, whole genome shotgun sequence genome encodes:
- the LOC119331450 gene encoding BTB/POZ and MATH domain-containing protein 2-like: METASKSVTNVVPSMKLLKVDGYCTTKTMGNEDCIKSTYIIGGYEWEICIYPAMMPRARDGTPWVAVKLVFLSETCPSIVRANLSCRLVDPRSVLRPSEEKSVSCIFNRSWVSRCLQMFLPFVGEDCSLPVRLMSTGTLASSGYLRNDSFTVLCVVTVLKEDLPARATTVPGKEVPGSSPSLQKHLAELLHTGLEADVTFLVSGKSFAAHKVILAARSPVLMAEFFGHMKETSSQCVEIKDIDAVVFKPLLYFIYTDSVLEFDVQHEAVTMLAQHLLAAADKYGLDRLKEICEGKLSDGISIDTAATTLALAEQHNCPKLKVKCVEFIVSTPEILHAVLATDGYKHLEASCPMVLPELLKSARGRKS; the protein is encoded by the coding sequence ATGGAAACCGCCAGCAAAAGCGTCACCAATGTCGTGCCCTCCATGAAGCTGCTCAAGGTGGACGGCTACTGTACCACCAAGACCATGGGCAACGAGGACTGCATCAAGTCCACCTACATCATTGGTGGGTATGAGTGGGAGATCTGCATCTACCCCGCCATGATGCCGCGCGCACGCGACGGCACCCCGTGGGTGGCGGTGAAGCTCGTGTTCCTCAGCGAGACCTGCCCGTCCATCGTGAGGGCGAACCTGAGCTGTCGTCTGGTTGATCCGAGAAGCGTGCTTCGACCGTCTGAAGAAAAGAGTGTGTCATGTATATTCAACCGTTCATGGGTATCACGTTGTCTGCAGATGTTCTTGCCTTTCGTCGGTGAAGATTGTTCGCTTCCAGTTCGTCTCATGTCGACGGGCACCCTGGCATCATCCGGTTATCTCAGGAATGATTCTTTTACCGTGCTATGCGTCGTCACCGTGCTGAAGGAGGATTTGCCAGCACGAGCAACAACAGTGCCAGGTAAAGAAGTGCCTGGATCATCACCTAGTCTGCAGAAGCACCTTGCTGAGCTCCTGCACACTGGGTTGGAAGCAGATGTCACATTTCTCGTGTCCGGCAAGTCCTTCGCTGCACACAAGGTCATCCTGGCTGCAAGGTCCCCTGTACTGATGGCCGAGTTCTTTGGCCACATGAAGGAGACGAGCTCTCAGTGCGTCGAGATCAAGGACATTGATGCGGTGGTATTCAAACCATTACTTTACTTCATCTACACCGACTCTGTACTGGAATTCGATGTTCAGCATGAGGCGGTCACGATGTTGGCTCAGCATTTACTTGCAGCTGCTGACAAGTATGGACTGGACAGGCTCAAGGAGATCTGTGAAGGTAAGCTCTCTGATGGCATCAGTATCGACACGGCAGCGACAACTCTGGCTTTAGCTGAGCAGCATAACTGCCCCAAACTCAAGGTGAAGTGCGTTGAATTCATAGTTAGTACTCCTGAGATTCTTCATGCTGTGTTGGCGACGGATGGATATAAGCATCTAGAGGCAAGCTGTCCTATGGTGTTGCCTGAGCTTCTTAAGTCTGCGCGGGGCAGAAAGAGTTGA